From Aquificota bacterium, one genomic window encodes:
- a CDS encoding cbb3-type cytochrome c oxidase subunit I: MAVAHVPTSGTWYGATLKEWIFTTDHKKIGMLYFITSLVFFIVAGLFGLIIRFEQSAPGIQLPSLFGQEGTDLYNYILTGHGAVMLLWWAVNVWMGGFANFLVPLMIGARDVAFPRLNAFSYWSFFGASLLVLLSLIPGNWIKMLWTGYAPYSMNDNAGPTSLYVLIVLLYSISSTGGSVNMITTIVSMRAKGIGWTKLNLFVHAVMAASLIQLFGVPSLMGSVILLFTDKYLGTNFYNPMLGGDPLLYQHLLWFYSHPVVYVMILPAFGVFSEVISTMARKPIFGYISMALAIYAIAFVGFETWVHHMFVSGVPDWLRVLFSYTTLFVGVPTGIKIFNWVATLHKASIRYNTPMLFTFGGILMFLIGGLTGIPNAMVSIDLGISDSLFIVGHFHYVLGMALTFGAFSGIYYWYPKVTGRMYSEGLGKLSFWLMLIGANIMFFFQMYMGMAEGMPRRYPDYPPIPEWVQLMQIQTVGALIMTVGILLSLINWIKSLKGPKAEENPWKSPSLEWSMTTTPIGPNNFKKFPVEVPEDWHPYAYFKGYHAHV; encoded by the coding sequence ATGGCAGTAGCGCACGTACCAACCTCTGGCACCTGGTATGGTGCCACGCTGAAAGAATGGATCTTCACCACAGACCACAAAAAGATAGGCATGCTCTACTTCATCACCTCTTTAGTCTTCTTCATCGTAGCTGGCCTTTTTGGCCTTATTATCAGGTTTGAGCAGTCCGCACCCGGCATTCAACTTCCAAGCCTATTCGGACAAGAGGGAACAGACCTCTACAACTATATCCTCACCGGTCATGGTGCTGTAATGCTTCTTTGGTGGGCTGTAAACGTCTGGATGGGAGGATTTGCCAACTTTTTAGTGCCGCTTATGATAGGTGCAAGGGATGTAGCCTTTCCAAGATTAAATGCTTTTAGCTATTGGTCTTTCTTTGGTGCAAGCCTTTTGGTATTGCTTAGCCTTATACCAGGAAACTGGATAAAGATGCTCTGGACTGGATATGCTCCCTATTCTATGAACGACAACGCTGGTCCAACCTCTCTCTATGTGCTTATAGTCTTGCTCTATAGCATCTCTTCCACAGGTGGTTCCGTAAACATGATCACCACCATTGTTAGCATGAGAGCAAAAGGTATAGGTTGGACAAAGCTAAACCTTTTTGTCCACGCTGTAATGGCTGCAAGCCTAATACAGCTCTTTGGTGTCCCATCTTTGATGGGAAGTGTAATACTTCTCTTTACAGATAAGTATCTTGGCACCAACTTCTACAACCCAATGCTTGGTGGAGACCCACTTCTCTACCAACATCTTCTTTGGTTCTACTCTCACCCCGTTGTGTATGTGATGATCTTGCCAGCCTTTGGTGTGTTCTCCGAAGTCATATCCACCATGGCAAGGAAGCCCATATTCGGATACATTTCTATGGCTCTCGCCATATACGCCATAGCCTTTGTAGGCTTTGAGACATGGGTTCACCACATGTTTGTCTCTGGTGTGCCAGACTGGCTTAGGGTATTGTTCTCCTACACCACCTTGTTTGTGGGCGTTCCCACAGGTATTAAGATATTCAACTGGGTAGCTACGCTTCACAAGGCATCCATAAGGTATAACACACCCATGCTCTTTACCTTTGGTGGCATATTGATGTTCCTAATTGGTGGTCTTACTGGTATCCCCAATGCTATGGTTTCCATAGACCTTGGAATATCAGACTCTCTCTTTATTGTGGGACACTTCCACTATGTGCTTGGTATGGCACTAACCTTTGGAGCCTTTAGCGGAATCTACTACTGGTATCCAAAGGTAACAGGAAGGATGTATTCAGAAGGCCTTGGAAAGCTAAGCTTTTGGCTCATGCTAATAGGCGCAAACATCATGTTCTTCTTCCAAATGTATATGGGAATGGCAGAAGGTATGCCCAGAAGGTATCCAGACTATCCACCTATCCCAGAGTGGGTACAGCTTATGCAGATTCAAACCGTTGGAGCTTTGATAATGACCGTTGGCATACTTCTATCTTTGATAAACTGGATTAAGAGCCTAAAAGGTCCAAAGGCAGAAGAGAACCCTTGGAAGTCTCCTTCCCTTGAATGGAGCATGACCACCACACCAATAGGTCCAAACAACTTCAAGAAATTCCCTGTGGAAGTTCCAGAAGACTGGCACCCCTATGCTTACTTTAAGGGGTACCATGCACATGTTTAA
- a CDS encoding MoaD/ThiS family protein, with protein sequence MITVRVPTPLRRITNGQGEVQVQASTIREAIEKLEEVYPGFKERILDEQGEVRKFVNLYLNDEDIRFLKGLDTELKDGDVLSIVPAIAGGYR encoded by the coding sequence ATGATAACCGTAAGGGTTCCTACACCATTGAGGCGGATCACCAACGGCCAAGGCGAGGTGCAGGTGCAGGCGAGCACCATAAGGGAAGCCATAGAAAAGCTTGAAGAAGTATATCCCGGCTTTAAAGAAAGAATTCTGGACGAGCAAGGTGAAGTAAGAAAGTTTGTTAATCTCTATCTTAATGATGAAGATATAAGGTTTTTAAAGGGGCTGGATACAGAGCTAAAGGATGGAGATGTGCTTTCCATAGTGCCAGCCATAGCTGGCGGTTATAGATAG
- the uvrB gene encoding excinuclease ABC subunit B, with product MQAVKGFSLRTNLKPSGDQPKAIAELLNNLEAGVKEQVLLGATGTGKTFTIANVIEKYNKPTLIIAHNKILAAQLYRELKELFPENAVEYFISYYDYYQPEAYIPEKDLYIEKDASINEILERYRHSATVSVLERKDVIVVASVSCIYGLGSPEAYYSLRIPLEVGQRLSISRLTRKLVEIGYERSDYAIRRATFSVKGNAVEIVPSDMEDQLLRVEFWDDEIDSITLMDALNRHRIKDLKKVVLFPASHYIAPRDIVDEALKEIEKDLKERVEWFKNQGRLVEAQRLYQRTMHDIEMIRELGHCKGIENYSRYFDGRKPGEPPYTLLDYFPEDFLLIVDESHVTVPQIRAMYNGDRSRKEKLVEYGWRLPSALDNRPLKFEEFLQKINQVIYMSATPGDWEVQRSKGIIVEQIVRPTGLLDPVVEVRPTRNQLEDLIREVQERKKRRERALVLTTTKRLAEEVSEYLNERGIKAKYMHSDLDAIERAKVVKELREGSIDVIVGVNLLREGLDLPEVSLVAILEADKEGFLRSYTSLIQTIGRAARNINGKAILYADRITESMKRAIEETNRRRQIQERYNQEHGITPKSIVKPIKELLAIEELDYVKLPTKLPKGISSEEDLIERINKLEKEMWECAKRWEFEKAAKLRDEIKQLRELLKLV from the coding sequence ATGCAGGCAGTTAAGGGCTTTAGCCTTAGAACAAACCTTAAACCATCGGGAGACCAGCCAAAGGCCATAGCAGAGCTTCTAAATAATTTGGAAGCAGGGGTGAAAGAACAGGTCCTTCTTGGTGCCACAGGCACTGGTAAGACTTTTACCATAGCCAATGTGATAGAAAAGTATAACAAACCCACCCTAATAATAGCCCACAACAAGATTTTGGCAGCACAGCTCTACAGAGAGCTAAAGGAATTATTCCCGGAGAACGCAGTGGAATACTTTATCTCCTATTATGACTACTACCAGCCAGAAGCATACATACCAGAAAAGGACCTTTACATAGAAAAGGATGCAAGCATAAACGAAATATTGGAAAGGTATAGACATTCCGCCACCGTTTCCGTTTTGGAAAGAAAGGATGTGATCGTGGTAGCTTCTGTGTCTTGCATATATGGCCTTGGTTCTCCGGAGGCTTATTACTCTTTAAGGATTCCTCTTGAAGTGGGTCAAAGGCTTAGCATAAGCAGGCTAACAAGGAAGCTTGTGGAGATAGGCTATGAAAGGAGCGATTATGCCATCCGCAGAGCCACCTTTTCTGTAAAGGGAAATGCAGTTGAAATAGTGCCATCCGATATGGAAGACCAGCTTTTAAGGGTTGAGTTTTGGGATGATGAGATAGACTCTATCACTTTGATGGATGCCCTAAACAGGCATAGGATAAAGGATTTGAAAAAGGTAGTTCTATTTCCAGCAAGCCACTACATTGCACCAAGGGATATTGTGGATGAGGCGCTAAAGGAGATTGAAAAAGACCTAAAGGAAAGAGTAGAATGGTTCAAAAATCAAGGTAGGCTTGTGGAAGCCCAGAGGTTATATCAAAGGACCATGCACGATATAGAGATGATAAGAGAGCTTGGCCATTGCAAAGGTATAGAAAACTATTCAAGATACTTTGATGGAAGAAAGCCCGGCGAACCGCCCTACACCCTATTGGACTACTTCCCAGAGGACTTTCTTCTCATAGTGGATGAGTCCCATGTTACCGTGCCTCAGATAAGGGCCATGTACAACGGAGATAGGTCAAGGAAAGAAAAGCTTGTGGAATACGGATGGAGGCTTCCTTCAGCCCTTGATAACAGACCGCTTAAGTTTGAAGAGTTCTTACAAAAGATAAACCAGGTAATATACATGTCCGCCACGCCGGGCGATTGGGAGGTGCAAAGAAGCAAGGGCATTATAGTGGAGCAGATAGTAAGGCCCACTGGGCTTTTGGACCCTGTGGTAGAGGTAAGGCCCACAAGGAATCAGCTGGAGGATCTTATAAGGGAGGTTCAAGAAAGGAAGAAAAGAAGGGAAAGGGCCCTTGTGCTAACCACCACCAAAAGGCTTGCGGAAGAAGTTTCCGAATACCTAAACGAAAGGGGCATAAAGGCAAAGTATATGCACTCAGACCTGGATGCCATAGAGAGGGCAAAGGTGGTAAAGGAGTTAAGGGAAGGCTCCATTGATGTTATAGTAGGTGTCAATCTATTAAGAGAGGGGCTTGATTTGCCGGAGGTTTCCTTAGTAGCCATACTGGAGGCAGATAAGGAGGGCTTTTTGAGGAGCTATACCTCCCTTATACAAACCATAGGAAGGGCTGCAAGGAACATAAACGGCAAAGCCATACTCTATGCAGACAGGATAACAGAGTCTATGAAAAGGGCTATAGAAGAGACCAACAGAAGAAGGCAGATCCAAGAGAGATATAACCAAGAGCATGGAATTACACCAAAAAGCATAGTAAAGCCCATAAAAGAGCTTTTGGCCATTGAAGAGCTTGATTATGTAAAGCTACCTACCAAGCTACCCAAGGGCATATCTTCGGAGGAGGACCTAATAGAAAGGATAAACAAGCTGGAAAAGGAGATGTGGGAATGTGCCAAGAGATGGGAGTTTGAAAAGGCAGCAAAGCTTAGGGATGAGATAAAACAGCTCAGAGAACTTTTAAAACTTGTATAA
- a CDS encoding gluconokinase, which produces MIEELSKELGAKVIQTHTSWVLLLEDIVYKIKKPVNFGFLDYSTLEKRLENCKKEVELNKRLCQWVYIGVVPISFIGNRYVIEDSSNPVEYAVKMRRIPEERLLKNMLSEISKDDMKRLARHIANFHLKAERRDEFGRLEVMKFNTDENFMQTEKYIGITIEKEDYEYIKEKTNRFYEKYQGLFEKRIREGRIRDGHGDIRLEHVAFLQEGICVFDCIEFNDRFRCGDMLNDMCFLSMELDLMEREDLSKVYEEEYQKITEDEEFDLFLPFFKCYRAYVRGKVNSFLLDDPHYTQKEEAKVLAQRLFKLSKRYAEGIP; this is translated from the coding sequence ATGATTGAGGAACTATCCAAGGAACTTGGAGCCAAGGTAATACAAACGCATACCAGCTGGGTCCTTCTACTTGAAGATATAGTTTATAAGATAAAAAAGCCTGTTAATTTTGGATTTTTAGACTACTCTACCCTTGAAAAAAGATTAGAAAACTGTAAAAAAGAGGTGGAGTTAAACAAAAGGTTATGCCAATGGGTGTATATTGGTGTGGTGCCTATTAGTTTCATAGGAAATAGATACGTAATAGAGGATTCTTCTAATCCTGTGGAGTATGCGGTGAAAATGAGAAGAATACCAGAAGAAAGGCTTTTAAAAAACATGCTTTCAGAGATTTCAAAAGATGATATGAAAAGGCTTGCACGCCATATAGCCAATTTCCATTTAAAGGCAGAAAGAAGGGATGAATTTGGAAGGCTTGAGGTTATGAAGTTTAACACCGATGAAAACTTTATGCAAACTGAAAAATACATCGGAATAACCATAGAAAAGGAGGACTATGAGTATATAAAGGAAAAAACTAACAGATTTTATGAAAAGTATCAGGGGCTTTTTGAAAAGCGTATAAGGGAAGGAAGAATAAGGGATGGACATGGCGATATAAGGCTTGAACATGTGGCCTTTTTACAAGAAGGTATATGTGTTTTTGACTGCATTGAATTTAACGACCGCTTCCGGTGTGGTGATATGTTGAATGATATGTGCTTTCTGTCTATGGAACTTGACCTAATGGAAAGGGAAGACCTTTCAAAGGTTTATGAAGAAGAGTATCAAAAAATAACGGAAGATGAAGAATTTGACCTGTTCTTGCCCTTCTTTAAATGCTACCGAGCTTATGTAAGGGGGAAGGTTAATAGCTTTTTGTTGGATGACCCACATTACACACAAAAGGAGGAGGCAAAGGTTTTAGCCCAAAGGCTTTTTAAGCTTAGTAAAAGGTATGCTGAAGGAATTCCTTAA
- a CDS encoding class I SAM-dependent methyltransferase: MAHKFDPSKLNKLDDPSRLELFDPQKTLKEFGLRKGMKVLDVGTGAGFYLPYLSEMVGQEGRVYAIDVEPLAVEYAKKKVESLGLSNVEVYLSGENHIPLPDNTVDFVFMAFVFHELENPVAFMEEVKRVCKPLAYVGIVDWKKEERDKGPPPEEVYSEWELGLMLEEAGLRLGRVVELSKYCFGAYAMVIKEEPERFQSPIKIPPGLV; the protein is encoded by the coding sequence ATGGCACATAAGTTTGACCCTTCAAAACTGAATAAGTTGGATGACCCATCAAGGCTTGAGCTTTTTGACCCTCAAAAGACCCTTAAAGAGTTTGGGCTAAGAAAGGGCATGAAGGTGCTGGATGTGGGAACTGGTGCGGGTTTTTATCTTCCTTACCTTTCGGAGATGGTAGGACAAGAGGGCAGGGTTTATGCCATAGATGTGGAGCCTTTGGCGGTGGAGTATGCCAAGAAAAAGGTGGAAAGCCTTGGACTCTCCAATGTGGAGGTTTATCTTTCAGGGGAAAACCATATACCCTTACCAGACAATACAGTAGATTTTGTTTTTATGGCCTTTGTGTTCCATGAATTGGAAAACCCGGTGGCCTTTATGGAAGAGGTAAAGAGGGTGTGTAAGCCTCTTGCCTATGTGGGCATAGTGGACTGGAAAAAGGAGGAAAGGGATAAGGGACCTCCTCCGGAAGAGGTCTACTCTGAGTGGGAATTAGGTCTTATGCTTGAAGAAGCTGGCCTAAGATTGGGTAGAGTTGTGGAGCTTAGCAAGTATTGCTTTGGCGCCTACGCCATGGTAATAAAGGAAGAGCCAGAAAGATTCCAAAGCCCTATAAAAATACCACCCGGTTTGGTATGA
- the coxB gene encoding cytochrome c oxidase subunit II has translation MKNLFVLLSLVGMAMAKEDILAYPRAYWENSVTVWFWVAVAIYIIVAIPSIYFMIKYRYKPGENEEGAHIEGNTAIEIVWTVIPTIIVLFLGTYSFANFVKQRNAPEGALELKVTAFMWGWEIEYPNGKKVYTFFNQVSDPEKNMYLTPDKIDDSVKAYIPVGKPVKVYCTSRDVIHSFFVHEARVTEDCVPGRITRLWFQFNKPGEYWVFCREYCGTWHSRMASVLKVVSEEEFNKWLGGQQAQQPASAEQPAQPVQQ, from the coding sequence ATGAAGAACCTGTTTGTTTTACTTTCCTTGGTTGGGATGGCTATGGCAAAAGAAGATATACTTGCCTATCCCAGAGCCTATTGGGAAAACTCTGTAACCGTATGGTTCTGGGTGGCTGTGGCTATCTACATAATAGTGGCCATTCCTTCCATATACTTTATGATCAAATACCGTTATAAACCAGGTGAAAATGAAGAGGGCGCTCACATTGAGGGCAACACAGCTATAGAAATAGTCTGGACCGTTATACCCACAATAATAGTACTTTTCCTTGGAACTTACTCCTTTGCTAACTTTGTAAAGCAAAGGAATGCACCAGAAGGCGCACTTGAGCTTAAGGTTACAGCTTTTATGTGGGGTTGGGAAATAGAGTATCCAAACGGAAAGAAGGTCTATACCTTCTTTAACCAAGTATCAGACCCAGAAAAGAATATGTATCTAACACCGGATAAGATTGATGATTCTGTAAAAGCCTACATACCAGTAGGCAAACCTGTAAAGGTTTACTGCACCTCAAGGGATGTTATCCACTCCTTCTTTGTTCATGAAGCAAGGGTAACGGAAGACTGCGTGCCCGGAAGGATTACAAGGCTTTGGTTCCAGTTTAATAAGCCAGGTGAGTATTGGGTGTTTTGTAGGGAATACTGTGGCACGTGGCATTCAAGGATGGCAAGCGTTCTAAAGGTGGTTTCAGAAGAGGAATTTAATAAGTGGCTTGGTGGCCAACAGGCCCAACAACCTGCTTCTGCAGAACAACCGGCACAGCCGGTTCAACAATAA
- a CDS encoding tetratricopeptide repeat protein — MRVKGVIIACLFALSCAEKATVAVSNTPPPPKAPGLTIASEKAVENGKKHLRKGHCNKAIHEFEKALNKNPNNFEALYWLGVAEGMCGYYSRSYDRLMIALKYSPDGVWKARVYATIGINLLYMGREDEAISYFEKAKSLDPKNDIVVAYYEEDYGKGKGYKKHKLKKKPKDKEGFELTLRWLD; from the coding sequence ATGAGAGTTAAAGGTGTTATAATAGCTTGTCTTTTTGCCCTTTCATGCGCAGAAAAGGCTACGGTGGCGGTTAGTAATACCCCTCCACCCCCAAAAGCTCCAGGTCTTACCATAGCTTCTGAAAAGGCGGTTGAAAACGGGAAAAAACACCTAAGGAAAGGACATTGCAATAAGGCTATCCATGAGTTTGAAAAGGCTTTAAATAAGAATCCCAATAACTTTGAAGCCCTTTACTGGCTTGGCGTGGCGGAAGGTATGTGTGGTTATTATTCAAGGTCCTACGACAGATTGATGATAGCCCTTAAGTACTCACCCGATGGGGTCTGGAAGGCAAGGGTATATGCTACCATAGGTATAAACTTACTATACATGGGTAGGGAGGATGAAGCCATATCATACTTTGAAAAGGCAAAGAGCCTTGACCCAAAGAATGATATAGTGGTAGCTTATTATGAAGAGGACTATGGCAAAGGTAAAGGCTACAAAAAGCACAAGCTAAAGAAAAAGCCTAAGGATAAGGAAGGCTTTGAGCTAACCTTAAGGTGGCTTGATTAA
- a CDS encoding glycosyltransferase, which produces MVVSVIIPLYNGEKFIRKTIQSVLNQTYKDVEIVVVDDCSTDNSKEVIFNEFGDLIGKKIIYVRNQKNMERSYTRNRGFEVSKGEYVFFLDQDDEWEEDYIESSLKELEKYHIVYSVPRTFIDQDSKVIRVSKKRIPEDVGKLIFSGQIGYPSASAFRREAFLGYRDEASYRDDWEIYIRSYLSGLKIKVLDNNKVKIREHPYRSSKNMRKFFLATMRVYQEYKERVPLEYKKDFLFHMADISFRVGNLPLGWKFFFESLSLDVVKNPRNLLTLLKRGFRIDRYVDYLKNPT; this is translated from the coding sequence ATGGTGGTAAGCGTAATCATTCCACTCTACAACGGCGAGAAGTTTATTAGAAAAACCATACAATCAGTTTTAAATCAAACATATAAAGATGTGGAAATTGTTGTGGTGGACGATTGTTCTACAGACAATTCTAAGGAAGTTATTTTTAATGAATTTGGTGATCTTATAGGGAAAAAGATAATTTATGTGAGAAATCAAAAAAATATGGAGAGGTCATACACCAGAAATAGAGGATTTGAAGTTAGCAAAGGAGAGTATGTTTTCTTTTTAGACCAAGACGATGAATGGGAAGAAGACTACATTGAAAGTTCTTTGAAAGAGCTTGAAAAATATCATATTGTATATTCTGTACCAAGAACTTTTATAGACCAGGACTCAAAGGTAATTAGAGTATCAAAGAAAAGGATTCCAGAGGACGTTGGGAAGTTAATATTCTCTGGCCAGATTGGCTATCCTTCCGCAAGCGCCTTTAGAAGGGAAGCTTTCTTAGGTTATAGAGATGAGGCATCATACCGAGATGATTGGGAAATATACATAAGAAGCTATCTTTCTGGCCTAAAGATAAAGGTGCTTGATAACAACAAGGTTAAAATAAGGGAGCATCCCTACAGAAGCAGTAAAAATATGAGGAAATTCTTCCTTGCCACCATGAGGGTTTATCAAGAATACAAAGAAAGGGTGCCTTTGGAGTATAAAAAGGATTTTCTGTTTCATATGGCTGATATTAGCTTCCGTGTGGGAAATCTGCCCCTTGGCTGGAAGTTCTTTTTTGAGTCTTTGAGCCTTGATGTGGTGAAAAATCCGAGGAACCTTCTCACCCTTTTAAAGCGTGGCTTTAGGATAGATAGGTATGTGGATTATTTGAAGAATCCAACTTAA